The following coding sequences are from one Triticum dicoccoides isolate Atlit2015 ecotype Zavitan chromosome 4A, WEW_v2.0, whole genome shotgun sequence window:
- the LOC119286053 gene encoding ATP-citrate synthase alpha chain protein 2-like, translating into MARKKIREYDSKLLLKEHLKRLAGIDLHILSAQVTQSTDFAELVNQHPWLSTTKLVVKPDMLFGKRGKSGLVALNLDVAQVKEFVKERLGVEVEMGGCKAPITTFIVEPFVPHDQEYYLSVVSERLGSTISFSECGGIEIEENWDKVKTVFLPTEKPMTPDACAPLIATLPLEARGKIGDFIKGVFAVFQDLDFSFIEMNPFTMVNGEPYPLDMRGELDDTASFKNFKKWGNLEFPLPFGRVLSSTESFIHELDDKTSASLKFTVLNPKGRIWTMVAGGGASVIYADTVGDLGYASELGNYAEYSGAPNQEEVLQYARVVLDCVTADPDGRKRALLIGGGIANFTDVAATFSGIIQALREKESKLKASRMHLYVRRGGPNYQTGLAKMRKLGAEIGVPIEVYGPEETMTGICKQAIECIMAAS; encoded by the exons ATGGCGCGCAAGAAGATCCGGGAGTACGACTCCAAGCTCCTCCTCAAGGAGCACCTCAAGCGCCTGGCCGGCATCGACCTGCACATCCTCTCCGCCCAG GTCACACAATCGACGGACTTTGCGGAGCTTGTGAACCAGCATCCATGGCTGTCGACCACCAAACTGGTTGTGAAGCCTGACATGCTGTTCGGGAAGCGTGGGAAGAGTGGCCTTGTGGCACTCAACCTGGATGTAGCCCAAGTCAAGGAGTTTGTGAAGGAGCGGTTGGGAGTCGAG GTCGAGATGGGTGGCTGCAAAGCTCCAATTACCACCTTCATAGTTGAGCCGTTTGTCCCCCACGATCAAGAGTACTACCTTTCAGTTGTGTCCGAAAGGTTGGGTAGCACCATTAGCttctcggaatgtggaggcattgaAATCGAGGAGAACTGGGACAAGGTTAAGACAGTCTTTCTTCCGACTGAGAAGCCAATGACACCTGATGCTTGTGCTCCCTTGATTGCAACCCTTCCACTGGAG GCACGCGGAAAGATTGGTGATTTCATCAAAGGAGTGTTTGCTGTCTTCCAAG ACTTAGATTTCTCATTTATTGAGATGAACCCATTCACCATGGTGAATGGGGAGCCATATCCGCTGGACATGAGAGGAGAATTGGATGACACTGCATCTTTCAAGAACTTCAAGAA GTGGGGAAATTTAGAATTCCCTCTACCATTCGGCAGAGTTCTCAGTTCTACAGAAAGTTTTATCCATGAGCTGGACGATAAG ACCAGCGCGTCTTTGAAGTTCACAGTTTTGAACCCAAAGGGACGCATCTGGACAATGGTTGCTGGAGGTGGTGCCAGTGTCATATACGCTGACACG GTTGGAGATTTGGGATATGCTTCAGAGTTAGGAAATTATGCAGAATACAGTGGTGCTCCCAACCAGGAGGAGGTTCTGCAGTATGCTAGAGTAGTACTTGAT TGTGTGACTGCGGACCCTGATGGCCGCAAGAGAGCCCTTCTCATTGGAGGTGGTATAGCCAACTTCACTGATGTCGCTGCCACTTTTAGTGGCATCATTCAGGCATTAAGAGAGAAG GAATCCAAGTTAAAGGCATCCAGGATGCACCTCTATGTTCGACGAGGTGGTCCAAATTACCAAACTGGACTGGCGAAAATGCGCAAGCTTGGTGCAGAAATCGGTGTTCCGATTGAG GTGTATGGACCGGAAGAGACAATGACTGGCATCTGCAAGCAAGCAATTGAATGCATTATGGCGGCATCATAA